CACCCGGTCGGCGAGGTTCTGATAGCCGACGACCGTGCCATAGGGCACGTGCGCCGCCAGCTCGCGCAGCACCCGGCGGTTGAAGCCGGTGATCAGGGACCAGTCCAGGGAGAGGGTGAACGCCTTGGTCTCCCCGGCGAAATAGCTCTCCAGCTGCCGTATCGCCTCGGCGAGATGTCCGGCGCGGCGAGGTGTGGACGGGGCGGCCGCGGTGCCGGGGGCCTCGGGCGGCACGGCGGTGGGCTCGGTGCCGAGGCGGCGCGTCAGCCTGGCGACGGCCTCGGCCGCGGTCTTCTCCTCCGCATGGAAGACCACCTGGGCCAGCCCCTCGTCGGTGGCCGCGAGCAGCAGCGGGCCGATGGGCGTGGCCAGGACCGCCCAGGCCCAGGCGCGCGCGTCCGGCCCCTCCGGGCGCTCCCGCCGCTCTCGCGGGTCCGGCTGGTCCTGCGGATCCGGCTGTGTCTGCCGCTCTGCGATCGTCACGCCCTCAGCGTAGAACCCGCCACCGACAGCGCCGCCGACAGCGCCCCGCCGGTCGGCCGGCGGGGCGCCTCGTCGGAGCCGGCCGCGGATCACGAGGCGTCGTCGAGGGCGTCCCGGATCACATCGGGCTTGTTGGTGATGATGCCGTTCACGCCCATGCCCGCGACCGAGACCGCCGTCGGGCCGTCGTTGACGGTCCAGGTGTAGACCTCCAGCGGTTTGCCGTGCGCGCCGTCCACCGACCGCACCGCGGACACATAGCCGGCGTCGATGGTCGTGTAGCTGGGGTTGATCTGGTCGGAGAACTCGGCGTACTCCGGCAGATCGGCGACGGCCGGGGTGCCCAGGAAGCCGGTCTTGACGTCGGGGCGCAGCTGGTGGACCGTCCGCACGGCGTCGGCGCTGAAGCTCTGGACGATCAGCCGGCGCTTGTGCCGGTGGTCGAGCCAGCCTTCTCTTCGCAGCTCCCGCAGCGTCTGGCGCTCGATCCCCGGATAGAGCTCGGGAGCCTTGAGCTCCAGCAGGAGCTTTTGGTGGTTGTCCGAAACCCGGTCCATGTACTCCTCCAGGGTGGGCACCGCCTCGCCCTGGAAGTCGGGGCCGAACCAGCTTCCGGCGTCCAGCTTCTCGATCTCGTCGAGGGTGAAGTCGGAGATCTTCCAGGGCGCGCGGTCCGGGAAGACCTGTTCGACATCGGTGGTCCGGCTCAGCGTGGTGTCGTGCATGACGATCAGCTCGCCGTCCCTGGTGCGCTGGACGTCGTTCTCCACCCAGTCGATGCCCAGGTCGTCGGCGGCGTCGACGGCGGCCAGGGTGTTCTCGGGGGCGTACGCGGAGGCACCGCGATGGGCCACGGTGACCGTGTGGTGGTGCGTCGTCCGGCCGGTGGCCTGGGCCGTGGCCGTGGGGAGGAAGAGCGCGGACATCCCGATGAGCGCGCCGGTTAACGCGGCGGCCGGGCGGATCTGCATACGGACTCCTCGCGTCGTCTGACTCTCGTCCGACTCATGGACGGGCAGAGGGTCCCAGATGCGCGGCAGTGGAGGATAGGTGCCGGATGGAAGGAAAATTCGTGCCACGGGCGACATCATGCGCGTGATCATCCGAATCCGGCCGCAGGGCCGGGGTGGGGGTGGCGCGGACGAGCGCTCCGCCGTTGTCAGTGGCGAGTCGTACGGTTGGTCTCATGCGGCCCGTAACTCAGCTCGAACGCAAGGTGGCGCCCTTCGAGGTCGTCAGCCCCTAT
This genomic interval from Streptomyces asiaticus contains the following:
- a CDS encoding glycerophosphodiester phosphodiesterase, which translates into the protein MQIRPAAALTGALIGMSALFLPTATAQATGRTTHHHTVTVAHRGASAYAPENTLAAVDAADDLGIDWVENDVQRTRDGELIVMHDTTLSRTTDVEQVFPDRAPWKISDFTLDEIEKLDAGSWFGPDFQGEAVPTLEEYMDRVSDNHQKLLLELKAPELYPGIERQTLRELRREGWLDHRHKRRLIVQSFSADAVRTVHQLRPDVKTGFLGTPAVADLPEYAEFSDQINPSYTTIDAGYVSAVRSVDGAHGKPLEVYTWTVNDGPTAVSVAGMGVNGIITNKPDVIRDALDDAS
- a CDS encoding methylated-DNA--[protein]-cysteine S-methyltransferase; its protein translation is MTIAERQTQPDPQDQPDPRERRERPEGPDARAWAWAVLATPIGPLLLAATDEGLAQVVFHAEEKTAAEAVARLTRRLGTEPTAVPPEAPGTAAAPSTPRRAGHLAEAIRQLESYFAGETKAFTLSLDWSLITGFNRRVLRELAAHVPYGTVVGYQNLADRVGEPGAARAVGVAMGSNPLPVVVPCHRVVESGGGIGGFGGGLETKRILLALEGVLPQPLF